The proteins below are encoded in one region of Prevotella melaninogenica ATCC 25845:
- a CDS encoding HmuY family protein: protein MHRVFRPISTLAGCAIMMMVTACNGIFEDIYDEAPATANVTTEGQLLVNAASWKDWYYVDFDSLQMYIERKDTAGLLKAQTNFTHYAIPTNLTSGSGDGKTGMYTYWFDVFGKGISVNEKRGFTSTDAQPEPQSWSIAFHRNNVRTNGGAVLETKYTSLNELPKNSSYFLGATFQEDEWTENEVWEDQSQMLMSLIGCQGIRINKVLSSWLKIEIPPMPPSFTMNSHVFILRLNNGKYAALQLENYIGTDGTKCWLRINYKYPY from the coding sequence ATGCACAGAGTATTTCGCCCTATTTCTACCCTTGCAGGCTGTGCCATTATGATGATGGTGACAGCCTGTAACGGCATTTTTGAAGATATATATGATGAGGCTCCAGCCACAGCAAATGTAACAACGGAAGGTCAACTCCTTGTTAATGCCGCCAGTTGGAAGGACTGGTATTATGTTGACTTTGACTCTTTACAGATGTATATCGAGCGTAAAGACACTGCAGGATTGCTTAAGGCACAGACGAACTTCACGCATTATGCCATCCCAACAAATCTGACATCGGGTAGTGGTGATGGGAAAACGGGTATGTACACTTACTGGTTTGATGTCTTTGGAAAAGGTATCTCGGTAAATGAAAAGCGTGGCTTTACTTCTACTGATGCACAACCTGAACCACAGTCGTGGAGCATTGCCTTTCATCGTAACAATGTAAGGACGAACGGTGGAGCAGTACTTGAAACGAAGTACACCTCTTTGAATGAGCTTCCAAAGAATAGTTCCTATTTCTTAGGAGCAACATTCCAAGAAGATGAATGGACAGAGAACGAAGTTTGGGAGGACCAGTCGCAGATGCTTATGAGTCTGATTGGCTGCCAAGGAATACGTATTAATAAGGTACTTTCCTCTTGGTTGAAAATCGAAATACCTCCAATGCCTCCTTCTTTTACCATGAATAGTCATGTCTTTATTCTTCGTCTGAATAATGGAAAGTATGCTGCTCTACAGTTGGAGAACTATATTGGTACCGATGGAACCAAATGTTGGTTGAGAATCAATTATAAATATCCATATTAA
- a CDS encoding calycin-like domain-containing protein — translation MKKIFTLVIVSLLSALAVQAQTLKVTKTDGNVVTYNASDISKIEFLPSETPSQPKLIHEFAGYLTVKNKMINNVRYDNGAKIKVLQDGGKFLAEFSDTQWGTGSFVITMANHAINGTGKMKIANPNGGGAAKEYDATMSGSMREIKISIPSLMGGTDITWHYAEASAASKVAGNYSGTTSLKVGPTMGPFVSATVGYTITANNDGTINVTASEEKYTGVTMMNNLTLGTYTVKNLAYDKATNSFSRDYSEDGIKVHFKATGGMMERDENYEFGETSKMTVTLAEDGTLTITNNYKVGRMPFPISATYTGKKAK, via the coding sequence ATGAAAAAGATCTTTACTTTAGTAATCGTATCTTTATTGAGTGCACTCGCAGTACAGGCACAAACATTAAAGGTAACCAAAACTGATGGTAACGTTGTAACTTATAACGCATCAGATATTTCAAAGATTGAGTTCTTGCCAAGTGAAACCCCTTCACAACCAAAGTTGATACACGAGTTTGCAGGCTATTTGACTGTAAAGAACAAGATGATTAATAATGTGCGTTATGACAATGGCGCTAAGATTAAGGTGTTGCAGGACGGTGGTAAGTTCCTTGCAGAGTTCTCTGATACTCAGTGGGGTACTGGTTCTTTCGTGATAACCATGGCTAATCATGCTATTAACGGTACTGGAAAGATGAAGATTGCTAACCCAAATGGTGGTGGCGCAGCGAAGGAGTATGATGCTACGATGAGTGGTTCGATGAGAGAAATAAAGATTTCAATCCCATCACTCATGGGTGGTACTGATATTACTTGGCATTATGCTGAGGCTTCAGCAGCATCGAAAGTGGCAGGAAACTACTCTGGTACAACATCATTGAAGGTTGGTCCAACTATGGGTCCTTTCGTATCAGCTACTGTTGGTTATACGATTACAGCTAATAATGATGGTACTATCAATGTGACAGCATCTGAAGAGAAGTACACAGGTGTTACTATGATGAATAACTTAACATTAGGAACATACACTGTAAAGAACCTTGCTTACGATAAGGCAACCAATAGCTTTAGTCGTGACTATAGTGAAGACGGCATCAAAGTACACTTCAAGGCAACCGGTGGTATGATGGAAAGGGATGAAAATTACGAGTTCGGAGAAACAAGTAAGATGACCGTTACACTTGCTGAGGATGGTACATTGACCATAACTAACAATTATAAGGTAGGCAGAATGCCATTCCCAATCTCTGCAACATATACTGGTAAGAAGGCTAAGTAA
- a CDS encoding TonB-dependent receptor plug domain-containing protein produces the protein MKQKNIILSALVCLLPTSMWADELPDSIYKSLELEQVVVTGTRTPKLLANTPVLTKLITADDIMKTDATNLRDVLQQVIPGIEFSYAMNQQVHMNFSGFGGQSMLILVDGERLAGETMDDVDFTRIGMDNVDHIEIVKGAASALYGSNAAGGVINIITKKKPNPCALNLNMRFGRHNEQRYGLSWQYARGKWNNLLTVNRNSSDNFNVHNGANPITRVVSTIYGDAVWNFKEQLTFRLNEKLRLTGRAGYFYRQLVRTSEVPERYRDFSGGLRGTWTPDLVNSVDFSYAFDQYDKSDYQRITRLDIRDYSNVQNSLRLLYNHTFEGENVLSVGADYMHDYLFNTNLEGRIRKQDSFDAFAQYDWNISPKWEVVGALRYDYFSDGRISRLTPKVSARYQPVHNLNVRFSYGMGFRAPTLKEKYYNFDMSGIWIVEGNPSLKPEVSQNFNASVDYTKGRYNFTVSAYCNKIENKIATGAPYYKNPSDIIPRLPYLNLDNYMVSGGEATAQARWTNGLTARLSYAYTNERLPKDKNSNSVNNQYIPARKHSMTGHIDWDHQWLKNYGTNIGLGGRFLSAVDNEEFVDYYDISKGIKTIHYPAYALFKLSLVQRIGKGVKVSVILDNIFNYKPEYYYLNCPLTDGTNLMIGMSVDVDKLF, from the coding sequence ATGAAACAAAAAAACATTATACTATCAGCTCTTGTTTGTCTGCTTCCTACGTCGATGTGGGCTGATGAGTTGCCTGATTCTATATACAAATCCTTAGAGTTAGAACAGGTTGTAGTGACGGGAACACGTACACCGAAGCTACTTGCCAATACCCCTGTGTTGACGAAACTCATCACAGCTGATGATATTATGAAGACAGATGCCACCAATCTGCGTGATGTATTGCAACAGGTAATACCGGGTATTGAGTTCTCATACGCCATGAATCAGCAGGTACATATGAACTTCTCTGGCTTTGGTGGACAGAGTATGTTGATTCTTGTTGACGGTGAACGCCTTGCTGGTGAGACGATGGACGATGTCGACTTCACTCGTATTGGTATGGATAATGTTGACCATATCGAGATTGTGAAAGGTGCTGCTTCTGCCCTTTATGGCTCTAATGCTGCTGGTGGAGTTATCAATATCATCACCAAGAAAAAGCCAAATCCATGCGCACTTAACCTTAACATGCGCTTTGGTCGCCACAACGAGCAACGTTATGGACTATCATGGCAATACGCAAGAGGCAAGTGGAACAACTTACTGACAGTGAATCGGAATAGTTCTGACAACTTTAATGTACACAATGGAGCCAATCCAATCACACGAGTTGTCTCAACTATCTATGGTGATGCAGTTTGGAACTTTAAGGAACAGCTCACTTTTAGGTTGAATGAAAAGCTTCGTTTGACAGGGCGTGCAGGTTATTTCTATCGTCAGTTGGTGCGTACATCAGAGGTACCAGAACGCTATCGTGACTTTTCAGGTGGTCTTCGTGGAACATGGACACCAGACCTTGTTAATAGTGTTGACTTCTCCTATGCTTTTGATCAGTATGATAAGTCAGACTATCAGCGCATCACTCGACTGGATATCCGTGACTATTCAAATGTACAGAACAGTCTTCGCTTGCTTTATAATCACACTTTTGAGGGGGAAAACGTCCTTTCTGTGGGTGCAGACTATATGCATGATTATCTCTTTAATACCAACTTGGAGGGTCGAATTCGTAAGCAAGACTCTTTTGATGCCTTTGCACAATACGACTGGAACATCAGTCCGAAGTGGGAAGTAGTGGGTGCCTTGCGTTACGATTATTTCTCAGACGGGCGTATCTCGCGCTTGACTCCGAAGGTAAGTGCACGTTATCAGCCAGTACATAACTTGAATGTTCGTTTTAGTTATGGTATGGGTTTCCGTGCTCCGACATTGAAAGAGAAGTACTATAACTTTGATATGTCGGGTATATGGATTGTTGAAGGCAACCCTTCTTTGAAACCAGAAGTAAGCCAGAACTTTAATGCTTCGGTTGATTATACTAAGGGACGCTATAACTTTACAGTAAGTGCTTATTGTAACAAGATTGAAAATAAGATTGCAACTGGTGCACCTTACTATAAGAATCCATCAGACATTATCCCACGTCTTCCTTACCTTAACTTGGACAACTATATGGTTAGTGGAGGAGAAGCAACGGCACAAGCACGTTGGACGAATGGTCTTACAGCTCGTTTAAGTTATGCTTATACCAATGAACGCTTGCCAAAAGACAAGAACAGTAACTCTGTAAACAATCAGTATATACCTGCTCGCAAACACTCTATGACAGGTCATATCGATTGGGATCATCAGTGGTTGAAGAACTATGGAACGAACATCGGATTAGGTGGACGCTTCCTCTCAGCAGTCGACAATGAAGAGTTTGTTGATTACTATGACATCTCTAAGGGTATAAAAACAATACATTACCCCGCATATGCACTCTTCAAACTCTCCTTGGTGCAACGCATCGGTAAGGGTGTGAAGGTAAGTGTAATCCTTGATAACATCTTTAATTATAAACCAGAATATTATTATTTGAACTGTCCATTGACTGATGGAACAAACTTAATGATTGGAATGTCAGTTGATGTTGATAAACTATTTTAA
- a CDS encoding RDD family protein — MPEANIITGQYVQISQSPASLGERIVAQIIDDFLIICYLVGVSLLIAELDFFYRTKMLFFLIAIYLPALFYHFLMELFNHGQSVGKMVMRIRVVKKDGTTPGIGDFFMRWLLQLVDLGFSGVGALVILISKNSQRLGDLAAGTMVIQLNDYRKIQVSLDEFYYLDRKYKPVYPQAEDLSLNQLDVIQRTLNSEYGYERERRIASLAEKVRTHLNISDTNTADEKFLYTIVRDYQHFTLEII; from the coding sequence ATGCCCGAAGCCAATATCATAACAGGTCAGTACGTCCAGATAAGTCAGTCGCCGGCAAGTTTAGGAGAGCGTATCGTTGCACAAATCATTGATGACTTCCTAATTATCTGCTATCTGGTTGGTGTGTCGCTCCTGATAGCTGAGTTAGACTTTTTTTATAGAACGAAAATGTTATTCTTCCTAATAGCCATCTACCTTCCTGCCCTCTTTTACCACTTCCTTATGGAACTTTTCAACCATGGGCAAAGTGTTGGAAAGATGGTGATGCGTATCCGTGTTGTGAAGAAAGACGGAACAACACCGGGCATTGGTGACTTTTTTATGCGTTGGCTTCTGCAACTTGTCGACCTTGGTTTCTCTGGTGTTGGTGCACTTGTCATTCTTATCTCTAAGAATTCACAACGTCTCGGCGACCTCGCAGCAGGAACAATGGTCATCCAACTCAACGATTATCGCAAGATTCAAGTATCACTTGACGAATTCTATTACCTTGATAGAAAGTATAAACCTGTCTATCCACAAGCTGAAGACCTCTCTCTTAACCAGCTTGATGTCATCCAACGTACCCTCAACTCTGAATACGGATACGAGCGTGAACGTCGTATTGCTTCCCTTGCTGAGAAAGTGCGAACGCACCTCAACATCTCTGATACCAATACTGCTGACGAGAAGTTCCTTTATACTATCGTACGTGATTACCAGCATTTCACGTTGGAAATAATATAA
- a CDS encoding AAA family ATPase, with product MEEYKEERTDLAAFSEKVMQLRGEISKVVVGQQEAVALLLTAILADGHVLIEGVPGVAKTLLARLLSRLIDARFSRIQFTPDLMPSDVLGTTVFNMKTSEFDFHEGPVFSDLVLVDEINRAPAKTQAALFEVMEERQVTIDGTTRRMSDVYTIIATQNPVEQEGTYRLPEAQLDRFLFKISMGYPSVDEEMNILKRHQEKRNLIKLEDVKPILTIDELLQMRKKLDTVFIEESLLRYIANIVQQTRTSKAVYLGASPRASVAMLNAAKASALLGGRDFVTPEDIKFVTPSILQHRLILTAEAEMEGYTPLKVAQKLIDKVEVPK from the coding sequence ATGGAAGAGTATAAAGAAGAAAGAACCGACCTTGCTGCATTCAGTGAAAAGGTGATGCAGTTGCGAGGAGAGATAAGTAAGGTTGTTGTTGGACAGCAGGAGGCAGTTGCCTTGTTGTTAACAGCGATTCTTGCAGATGGTCATGTGCTGATTGAAGGTGTGCCTGGTGTTGCTAAGACCTTGTTGGCACGTCTGTTGTCTCGCCTGATTGATGCGCGTTTCAGTCGTATTCAATTCACGCCAGACCTCATGCCAAGTGATGTACTCGGTACGACAGTCTTCAATATGAAGACCTCTGAGTTCGACTTCCATGAAGGTCCTGTGTTCTCAGATCTCGTTCTTGTAGATGAAATCAACCGTGCTCCTGCAAAGACACAGGCAGCTCTTTTCGAGGTAATGGAGGAACGTCAGGTGACGATTGATGGTACAACTCGTCGTATGAGCGATGTTTATACAATCATTGCGACACAGAACCCAGTAGAACAGGAAGGTACTTATCGTCTACCAGAGGCACAACTCGACCGTTTCCTCTTTAAGATAAGCATGGGTTATCCTTCTGTTGATGAGGAAATGAATATCCTTAAGCGTCATCAGGAGAAGCGAAACCTCATCAAGTTGGAAGATGTTAAGCCAATACTTACCATTGACGAACTTCTGCAGATGCGCAAGAAACTTGATACGGTATTCATTGAGGAGAGCCTTTTACGCTATATTGCAAACATCGTACAGCAGACACGCACCTCAAAGGCTGTCTATCTCGGTGCCAGTCCACGTGCTTCTGTGGCTATGCTCAATGCTGCTAAGGCTTCAGCTTTATTGGGTGGTCGCGACTTTGTAACACCAGAAGACATCAAGTTTGTTACGCCAAGTATTCTTCAACATCGTCTTATCCTTACTGCTGAGGCTGAAATGGAGGGATATACCCCATTGAAGGTAGCACAGAAGTTGATTGACAAGGTCGAAGTACCTAAGTAA
- a CDS encoding DUF4350 domain-containing protein has translation MNKRFWFFVAGFLVFVFLLEWNAPSKFVWEPTFNHYDKQPFGCAVFDSLMEKSVPAGYEVTNKTIAQLERDGYGKKPHAFLIQTDHFSPSATDIRSLDRLLKAGNKVFIATSDIEPDSLYPDLQVDINGQYGFSPMEVKSSIANQSIPYDTLVWSHQLPYQEKEYAVYAAMAGNNVTIEGKTACDTLVSCWLSEEEIDSTDGYWLAHMVRVKRGKGELFVSCDPLLMTNYGILDTQTNGLIFRMMSQFRGLPIIRTEAYGPYTEYETDTPLRFWLQNEPLRWAIYLTLGGLLLFCMFYARRRQRVIPVVEEPANRSLEFVKLIGTLYHQKHINRDLLQKKYSYFGETLRRMTMIDVEDVESRKENIAQIAIRTGMPEAEVRMIFDRVDRYLQGDDELKDAALRKAIDGMDMIINKL, from the coding sequence ATGAACAAGCGCTTTTGGTTCTTCGTAGCTGGCTTCCTTGTCTTTGTCTTTCTATTAGAGTGGAATGCGCCTTCAAAGTTTGTTTGGGAGCCTACCTTTAATCATTACGATAAGCAACCATTTGGTTGTGCGGTGTTCGACTCACTGATGGAGAAGTCTGTTCCTGCAGGATATGAGGTGACAAATAAAACAATAGCACAGTTGGAACGTGATGGATATGGTAAGAAACCGCATGCCTTCTTAATTCAAACAGACCATTTTAGCCCTTCTGCAACGGATATCCGTTCGTTGGATAGACTGTTGAAAGCTGGTAATAAAGTCTTCATTGCAACGTCTGATATTGAGCCTGATTCTCTATATCCAGATTTGCAGGTAGATATTAATGGGCAATATGGGTTCTCTCCTATGGAGGTTAAGTCCTCAATTGCGAATCAGTCAATTCCTTATGATACCTTAGTTTGGTCTCATCAGTTGCCTTATCAGGAGAAAGAATACGCGGTCTATGCCGCGATGGCAGGTAATAATGTTACAATAGAAGGGAAGACTGCGTGTGATACTTTGGTTAGCTGTTGGCTTTCTGAGGAGGAAATTGATTCTACAGATGGCTATTGGTTGGCACATATGGTTAGGGTGAAGCGAGGAAAGGGTGAACTCTTTGTTTCTTGTGATCCATTGTTAATGACCAATTATGGTATCCTTGATACGCAGACAAATGGACTCATCTTCCGTATGATGTCCCAATTCCGAGGCTTGCCAATCATTCGTACTGAGGCATACGGACCTTACACAGAATATGAAACGGATACTCCACTGCGGTTTTGGCTACAAAACGAGCCTCTCCGCTGGGCTATCTATCTCACCTTAGGAGGGTTATTACTCTTCTGTATGTTCTATGCACGTAGACGACAACGCGTTATCCCAGTGGTAGAGGAACCAGCTAATCGTTCGTTGGAGTTTGTGAAGTTGATAGGTACTCTTTATCATCAGAAGCATATTAATCGAGACTTGCTGCAGAAAAAGTATAGTTACTTTGGCGAGACCTTACGTCGTATGACGATGATAGATGTCGAAGATGTTGAGTCAAGGAAGGAGAATATAGCACAGATAGCCATTCGAACGGGAATGCCAGAGGCTGAAGTACGAATGATATTTGACCGTGTCGATCGTTATTTGCAGGGTGATGATGAACTAAAAGATGCTGCTCTGCGAAAGGCAATAGACGGTATGGATATGATAATCAATAAGCTATAA
- a CDS encoding TlpA family protein disulfide reductase codes for MNKLFLSLCLLLISFATSAQERLSKVILKDIEGRTVQTDTISNNGKPLIIAFFATWCKPCNRELTSIDEVYDDWQQETGVRLVAVSIDQAQNVNKVKPMVDQNGWRYDVLLDANGEFRRSLGIQSVPYTVLLDGQGRIVYKHNGYTDGAEAELYKKVKEVAGK; via the coding sequence ATGAATAAATTATTTTTATCCCTTTGTTTGTTGTTGATAAGCTTTGCAACGTCTGCACAAGAACGTCTATCCAAAGTGATTCTCAAAGACATAGAAGGGAGAACCGTACAAACCGACACTATCTCAAACAATGGCAAACCTCTTATCATAGCTTTCTTTGCTACTTGGTGCAAGCCTTGTAATCGTGAACTCACAAGTATTGATGAGGTCTATGACGATTGGCAGCAGGAAACGGGGGTTCGACTCGTTGCTGTGTCTATTGATCAGGCGCAGAATGTCAATAAGGTAAAGCCTATGGTCGACCAGAATGGCTGGCGTTACGATGTGTTGCTCGATGCTAATGGCGAGTTCCGTCGTTCGTTAGGAATCCAGTCTGTACCTTATACCGTATTGCTTGACGGACAGGGTAGGATTGTTTATAAGCACAACGGCTATACTGATGGCGCTGAAGCTGAGTTATATAAGAAGGTGAAAGAGGTAGCTGGCAAGTAA
- a CDS encoding DUF58 domain-containing protein: protein MFLTKRFYFILASLTLLAGFGYVFPQLFMGAKILLFIFAAMVVVDAVMLYHRRGITAKRTCSERFSNGDKNVVKISLESKYSFPVWLTVIDEAPEVFQRRDISYKSQLTAMGKNTIRYTLRPMKRGVYSFGKIRCFTRTVLGLVERRYTLGNAEDVKVYPSYMMLNRYELLAISNNLTEMGIKRIRRAGNNTEFEQIKDYVKGDEYRSINWKASARRNQLMVNVYRDERSQQIFSVIDKGRVMQQSFRGMTLLDYSINASLVLSYVAMRRDDKAGLITFADKMDTFVAPSKQTGQMQLLLESLYAQETKFGESDFSGLCANVHKQVSKRSLFVIYTNFSGMTALNRQLAYLKLLSQWHRVLVVFFEDAEMNDYIRSPKHSTEEYYQHVIAEKFASEKRLIVSTLRQHGIYSVLTTPDKLSIDVINKYLEMKQRQILT from the coding sequence ATGTTCCTTACTAAAAGGTTTTATTTTATATTAGCAAGCCTTACCCTGCTCGCAGGCTTTGGTTATGTGTTCCCACAGCTTTTCATGGGTGCAAAGATACTTCTCTTTATCTTTGCTGCTATGGTTGTGGTCGATGCTGTTATGCTCTATCATCGTCGTGGAATAACAGCGAAGCGAACCTGTTCAGAACGTTTCTCTAATGGTGATAAGAATGTTGTCAAGATAAGTCTGGAAAGTAAGTACTCCTTCCCTGTATGGCTGACGGTAATAGATGAGGCGCCAGAGGTGTTCCAACGGAGAGATATTAGCTATAAGAGTCAGCTAACAGCGATGGGAAAGAATACGATTCGTTATACGCTCAGACCGATGAAGCGTGGCGTCTACTCCTTTGGTAAGATTCGTTGCTTCACACGTACAGTCTTAGGACTTGTCGAACGTCGTTATACGTTGGGTAACGCAGAAGACGTTAAGGTCTATCCTTCTTATATGATGCTGAATCGCTATGAACTTCTTGCGATAAGCAATAACCTTACCGAAATGGGTATAAAGCGTATACGTCGGGCAGGTAACAACACTGAGTTTGAGCAGATAAAAGACTATGTGAAAGGCGATGAATACCGAAGTATAAACTGGAAGGCAAGTGCACGTCGCAATCAGTTGATGGTGAATGTCTATCGTGATGAGCGCTCTCAGCAGATATTCTCAGTTATTGATAAGGGACGTGTTATGCAGCAATCGTTCCGTGGAATGACGCTTCTCGACTATAGTATCAATGCTTCTTTGGTGTTGTCATACGTTGCCATGCGCCGTGATGATAAGGCTGGCTTGATAACCTTTGCAGATAAAATGGACACGTTTGTTGCTCCTTCGAAGCAAACTGGTCAGATGCAACTTCTCTTAGAGTCACTTTATGCACAAGAAACGAAGTTTGGTGAAAGTGATTTTAGTGGTTTGTGTGCCAATGTACATAAACAAGTTAGCAAGCGTAGTTTGTTCGTTATTTACACAAACTTCTCTGGTATGACAGCTCTCAATCGTCAGTTGGCTTACTTGAAGTTGCTTAGTCAGTGGCATCGTGTACTCGTTGTCTTTTTTGAAGATGCAGAGATGAATGATTATATTCGTTCTCCGAAGCACTCGACAGAGGAATATTACCAGCATGTTATCGCAGAGAAGTTTGCTTCTGAAAAGCGTTTGATAGTCTCAACACTGCGTCAGCATGGTATCTATAGTGTTTTGACAACGCCAGACAAACTCAGTATTGATGTTATCAATAAATACTTGGAAATGAAGCAAAGACAAATCTTAACATAG
- a CDS encoding DUF4129 domain-containing protein, whose amino-acid sequence MLQPLSDTLSCDSALLHQYRADEAYNYARELQAPELDWWDWLMSKIGEFLSDLFSIQSKGDFRIVIYIVIALVFIALIAFILYRYQFKLFGRAGKVTNENDEEDNIYGVDFDAVYAKAMAQKDYYKAVRIVYLRTLRWLSDGNKISWQLYKTPTQYTREFLSVEFERMTTAFMRVRYGNYQASEELVELLLDLESKIKKGGEE is encoded by the coding sequence ATGTTACAGCCATTAAGTGATACTTTGTCGTGTGATTCGGCGTTACTTCATCAGTATCGTGCTGATGAAGCGTACAACTATGCGCGAGAGTTACAGGCACCTGAACTTGATTGGTGGGATTGGCTGATGTCAAAGATAGGCGAGTTCCTCTCTGATTTATTTAGTATTCAGAGCAAAGGGGACTTCCGTATCGTGATATACATTGTTATTGCACTTGTTTTTATTGCTCTAATCGCTTTCATTTTGTACCGTTATCAATTCAAACTCTTTGGTAGAGCGGGTAAGGTGACGAATGAAAACGATGAAGAAGACAATATCTATGGCGTAGACTTTGATGCTGTCTATGCCAAAGCAATGGCACAGAAGGATTATTACAAGGCTGTTCGAATTGTCTATCTGCGTACACTTCGTTGGTTATCAGATGGTAATAAGATTAGTTGGCAGCTCTATAAGACGCCAACTCAATACACTCGTGAGTTCCTATCAGTAGAATTTGAAAGAATGACTACAGCTTTTATGCGTGTAAGATATGGTAATTATCAAGCGTCTGAAGAACTCGTAGAACTACTGTTAGACTTAGAAAGCAAGATAAAGAAGGGAGGTGAGGAATGA
- a CDS encoding stage II sporulation protein M: protein MKEILFIRNNIEKWRAMEGMIDNVKFEMPDQLADAYTELTADLAFAQTHYPHSRITIYLNKLASALHNEIYRNKREKWSRLVTFWTQEVPDVMWKERKLLLLSFIIFMVSVLIGVVSTLGDESFPRLILGDSYMDMTLENIAKGKPMGVYGNEEEGGMFIGITLNNIMVSFNVFVSGVLTSFMSGFLLFRNGIMVGCFDTFFYQHGLLGESLLATMLHGTLELSAIIVAGAAGLAIGNGWLFPGTYSRLVSFQRGAKRGMKIVVGTVPIFIMAGFIEGFITRHTELNNFIRLGIILVSLAFVVYYFIYLPYKRNYYLEDANRKTKD from the coding sequence ATGAAAGAGATTCTTTTCATACGCAATAATATTGAGAAATGGCGGGCAATGGAAGGCATGATAGATAATGTCAAATTTGAGATGCCTGACCAGTTGGCTGATGCTTATACTGAGCTTACAGCCGACCTCGCTTTTGCACAGACACATTATCCTCATTCACGTATTACCATCTATCTCAACAAACTTGCTTCTGCACTTCATAATGAAATCTACCGTAATAAACGGGAGAAGTGGTCGCGTTTGGTGACTTTCTGGACGCAGGAGGTGCCTGACGTGATGTGGAAAGAGCGTAAGTTACTGCTTCTCTCATTCATTATTTTTATGGTGAGTGTGCTGATTGGTGTTGTTTCTACCTTAGGAGACGAGTCCTTCCCACGCTTGATACTTGGCGACAGCTATATGGATATGACCCTTGAGAATATAGCGAAGGGAAAGCCGATGGGCGTATATGGCAATGAAGAAGAGGGAGGTATGTTTATTGGTATTACGCTGAACAATATCATGGTATCGTTTAATGTGTTTGTTTCGGGCGTACTGACAAGCTTTATGTCAGGCTTCCTTTTATTCCGAAATGGTATCATGGTAGGGTGTTTTGATACTTTCTTTTATCAGCATGGATTATTAGGCGAAAGTCTTTTAGCCACGATGTTACACGGTACGTTGGAACTTTCAGCAATCATTGTGGCAGGTGCTGCAGGCTTGGCAATTGGTAATGGTTGGTTATTCCCAGGTACTTACTCGCGTTTGGTCAGCTTTCAGCGGGGTGCAAAGAGGGGAATGAAGATTGTTGTTGGAACAGTGCCTATCTTTATCATGGCAGGTTTTATCGAAGGATTCATTACTCGTCATACAGAGTTGAACAACTTTATCCGCCTTGGTATCATACTCGTATCATTGGCGTTTGTCGTGTATTATTTTATTTACTTACCTTATAAGCGTAATTATTATTTAGAAGATGCAAATAGAAAGACCAAAGATTGA